A section of the Anticarsia gemmatalis isolate Benzon Research Colony breed Stoneville strain chromosome 28, ilAntGemm2 primary, whole genome shotgun sequence genome encodes:
- the LOC142984848 gene encoding organic cation transporter protein-like → MESHEKTMNTGSGQDPHRTDDMELKTGEPANGVPKSQLKDLDDLFPYIGDFGWYQRYLFLMMIPYSFFFAFVYFGQIFMTVVPEEYWCEVPELRNLTVEERRHLSIPLNNNKYDRCSVYDVDWASVLNSGIKEPNPQWTVKKCDRWEFNYSDVPYETIASQQGWVCDRDSYAATAQCVFFCGAILGGLIFGWIADKYGRIPALVGANLAGFAGGVGTAFTNSFWSFCLCRFIVGLAYDNCFVVMYIVVLEYVGPKWRTFVANMCIATYFTLAACMLPWIALGVNEWRNYTLLISVPLLLAAITPWLVPESARWLIAQGRIDEAMKILKNFERWNRKKIPDHIVKEFQETATEIAKAEQELKQYSVIDLVRTPRLRRHTILLLFIWMCIAMVFDGHVRNVGTLGLDMFVTFSVATFTEFPADVLLIMILDVVGRRWLAFGSMVISGIFSLLATTAPIGIASASLAIVGRFAVNISYNIGMQYAAELLPTVVRAQGLAVIHISGYIATILTPYIVYLATVAREIPLLILGALGIVGGCLCLFLPESMGKDMPQTIQDGENYGREQKFWDFPCCSRKKTYIAKKEEGKF, encoded by the exons ATGGAATCACATGAGAAGACCATGAACACAGGGTCCGGCCAAGACCCTCACAGGACTGATGACATGGAACTTAAGACGGGAGAGCCGG CCAACGGTGTGCCGAAATCGCAGCTCAAAGATCTAGACGACTTATTCCCGTATATCGGAGACTTCGGCTGGTACCAGCGCTACCTGTTCCTCATGATGATACCGTACTCCTTCTTCTTCGCCTTCGTGTACTTCGGACAGATCTTCATGACCGTGGTCCCTGAGGAGTACTGGTGTGAGGTACCGGAGCTGAGGAACTTGACTGTTGAAGAAAG gcGCCATCTATCAATACcattaaacaacaacaaatacgACAGATGCTCGGTCTACGACGTCGACTGGGCGTCTGTGCTCAACAGTGGCATCAAGGAACCGAACCCACAGTGGACGGTGAAGAAGTGCGACCGATGGGAGTTCAACTACAGCGATGTGCCTTATGAGACGATTGCTTCGCAG CAAGGGTGGGTGTGTGACAGAGACAGCTATGCAGCTACAGCACAATGCGTGTTCTTCTGCGGTGCTATTCTAGGAGGACTGATCTTTGGATGGATAGCTGATAAATACGGCAGGATTCCTGCTTTAGTTG gAGCGAATCTGGCAGGTTTTGCCGGTGGAGTGGGTACAGCATTCACTAATTCATTCTGGTCGTTCTGCCTCTGCCGGTTCATCGTTGGACTCGCATATGACAACTGCTTTGTTGTAATGTATATTGTTg TCCTAGAATACGTGGGTCCAAAATGGCGTACCTTCGTAGCCAACATGTGTATAGCGACTTACTTCACATTGGCCGCCTGCATGCTGCCCTGGATAGCACTGGGAGTGAACGAGTGGAGGAACTACACTCTGCTCATTAGTGTGCCGCTGCTGCTGGCTGCTATCACACCCTGGCTCGTACCGGAGAGCGCTAG ATGGCTGATAGCCCAGGGTAGGATAGATGAAGCTATGAAAATCCTGAAAAACTTTGAAAGATGGAACCGAAAGAAGATACCTGATCATATTGTGAAAGAATTTCAA GAAACAGCTACAGAAATAGCAAAAGCGGAACAAGAGTTGAAACAGTATAGTGTGATAGATCTGGTGCGTACTCCTCGCTTACGAAGACACACTATACTGCTGCTATTTATATGGATGTGCATCGCCATGGTCTTCGATGGCCATGTCAGGAATGTGGGGACACTAG GTCTGGACATGTTTGTAACATTCAGCGTGGCTACGTTCACTGAATTCCCAGCTGATGTTCTCCTCATCATGATTCTAGATGT TGTCGGTCGACGCTGGCTTGCATTTGGGTCAATGGTGATCAGTGGGATATTCAGTTTATTGGCTACAACAGCACCTATTG GTATAGCATCAGCATCCCTCGCCATAGTCGGTCGTTTCGCAGTGAACATTTCATACAACATCGGCATGCAATACGCGGCTGAACTACTTCCGACCGTTGTACGAGCACAGGGCCTCGCTGTTATACATATTAGTGGATATATAGCTACGATACTAACACCTTATATAGTTTATTTG GCAACAGTAGCCCGTGAAATACCACTTCTAATCCTAGGAGCGCTCGGCATAGTCGGTGGTTGTCTATGCCTCTTCCTGCCTGAGTCTATGGGTAAAGACATGCCACAGACAATACAAGATGGAGAAAATTATGGGAGGGAACAGAAGTTTTGGGACTTTCCTTGTTGCAgcag AAAGAAGACGTACATCGCAAAGAAAGAAGAAGGAAAATTCTAG